Proteins from one Mycolicibacter virginiensis genomic window:
- a CDS encoding CE1759 family FMN reductase, producing MKLTVISGGLREPSSTRLLADRLGAAVRAELGLDDIEVDIEVVELRHLARAITDAMLTGFAAPELEAVFDAVAGSDGVIAVTPTFNATFSGLFKSFFDVLPEQTLDQTPVLIAATGGTERHSLVLDHALRPMFSYLHALVSPTGVYAATSDFGAQGLSERIAKAARDFAGLLELRGARRSDTASAELNEMQRLLAGA from the coding sequence ATGAAGTTGACCGTGATCAGCGGCGGCCTGCGTGAGCCGTCGTCCACCCGGCTGTTGGCCGACCGGCTCGGCGCGGCGGTACGCGCCGAGCTCGGTTTGGACGATATTGAAGTCGACATCGAGGTCGTCGAGCTGCGTCACCTGGCTCGGGCGATCACCGACGCGATGCTGACCGGATTCGCCGCACCGGAGCTGGAGGCGGTGTTCGACGCGGTCGCGGGCAGTGACGGGGTGATCGCGGTGACGCCGACATTCAATGCGACGTTCAGCGGGCTGTTCAAGTCGTTCTTTGACGTGCTGCCCGAGCAGACCCTGGATCAAACGCCGGTGCTGATCGCGGCGACCGGTGGTACCGAGCGCCATTCGCTGGTGCTCGACCACGCCCTGCGGCCAATGTTCAGCTACCTGCACGCGCTGGTGTCACCCACCGGGGTGTACGCCGCGACGTCCGACTTCGGCGCGCAGGGGCTGTCTGAGCGGATTGCCAAGGCGGCCAGGGACTTCGCTGGGCTGCTGGAACTACGCGGGGCCCGTCGCAGCGATACGGCCAGTGCAGAACTCAATGAGATGCAACGCTTGCTCGCAGGCGCATAG
- a CDS encoding TetR/AcrR family transcriptional regulator, translating to MTAEARRSQILDVTHAIVDAEGFHAATPNRIAREAGINRSLLYQQFGDPAGLFVALIDREAARAGAQFAEVIAEAAEPGGNGDLAGRFDSVVKAADACPATWRLFLFPPQGAPPELHERLAEAQEVVRAYLAGELLRSYPDLPDPDYTARMLHAAARELLQLRLSDPDAATHERLHALVGSLALRVAAPAR from the coding sequence ATGACGGCCGAGGCCAGGCGTAGCCAGATCCTCGATGTGACCCACGCGATCGTGGATGCCGAGGGCTTTCACGCCGCCACGCCCAACCGGATAGCCCGCGAGGCCGGGATCAACCGATCGCTGCTCTATCAGCAGTTCGGTGACCCCGCCGGCCTGTTCGTCGCGCTGATCGATCGCGAGGCCGCGCGGGCGGGCGCCCAGTTCGCCGAGGTCATCGCCGAAGCGGCGGAGCCGGGCGGGAACGGCGATCTGGCCGGCAGATTCGACAGCGTGGTCAAGGCCGCCGACGCCTGCCCGGCGACCTGGCGGCTGTTCCTGTTCCCGCCGCAGGGCGCGCCGCCGGAACTGCATGAGCGTCTTGCGGAGGCGCAGGAAGTTGTTCGTGCTTATCTGGCGGGTGAGCTGCTGCGCAGCTACCCGGACCTGCCCGATCCCGATTACACCGCCCGAATGCTGCACGCAGCCGCACGCGAGCTTCTGCAGTTGCGCCTCAGTGATCCCGATGCCGCCACCCATGAGCGGTTGCACGCGCTGGTCGGGTCGTTGGCGCTACGGGTTGCTGCGCCGGCGCGGTGA
- a CDS encoding NADP-dependent succinic semialdehyde dehydrogenase yields the protein MPATPIATTNPATGETVKTFTAASDAEVDAAITRAANRFVDYRRTDFAQRARWMHAAADLLEAEADEVAAMMTLEMGKTLTSAKAEALKCVKGFRYYADHSAELLADEVADASKVNASKAFARYQPLGVVLAVMPWNFPLWQAVRFAAPALMAGNVGLLKHASNVPQTALYLADLLGRAGFPDGCFQTLLISSGAVERVLRDPRVAAATLTGSEPAGRSVAAIAGDEVKHTVLELGGSDPFIVMPSADLESAVRTAVTARVQNNGQSCIAAKRFIVHTDIYDDFVTQFVSQMSALRVGDPTDPDTDVGPLATESGRDEVAQQVDAAAAAGAVIRCGGKRLNRPGWFYPPTVITDISRDMALFTEEVFGPVASVYRAADIDEAIEIANASPFGLGSNAWTRDEAEISRFADEIEAGQVFINGMTVSYPELPFGGIKRSGYGRELSGHGIREFCNLKTVWVA from the coding sequence GTGCCCGCAACACCGATAGCCACGACCAACCCGGCCACTGGCGAAACGGTCAAGACGTTCACCGCCGCCAGCGACGCGGAAGTCGATGCCGCGATCACGCGCGCGGCGAATCGCTTCGTCGACTACCGCCGGACCGATTTCGCTCAGCGCGCCAGATGGATGCACGCCGCCGCTGATCTGCTGGAGGCTGAAGCCGACGAGGTCGCCGCCATGATGACACTGGAGATGGGCAAGACGTTGACTTCGGCCAAGGCCGAAGCGCTCAAGTGCGTCAAAGGCTTCCGCTACTACGCCGACCACAGCGCGGAGTTGCTGGCCGACGAGGTCGCCGACGCGTCGAAGGTCAACGCATCCAAGGCGTTCGCCCGCTATCAGCCGCTGGGGGTGGTGCTGGCGGTGATGCCGTGGAACTTCCCGCTGTGGCAGGCAGTCCGCTTTGCCGCCCCAGCCCTGATGGCCGGCAACGTGGGTCTGCTCAAGCACGCCTCGAATGTGCCGCAGACCGCGCTGTACCTTGCCGACCTGCTGGGCCGCGCCGGTTTCCCTGATGGCTGCTTCCAGACTCTGCTGATCTCCTCGGGTGCCGTCGAGCGGGTGCTGCGCGACCCGCGGGTGGCGGCGGCAACCCTGACCGGCAGCGAACCCGCCGGGCGTTCGGTGGCCGCTATCGCCGGCGACGAGGTCAAACACACCGTGCTGGAGCTGGGCGGCAGCGACCCGTTCATCGTCATGCCCTCGGCCGACCTGGAGTCCGCGGTGCGCACCGCAGTGACAGCGCGGGTGCAGAACAATGGCCAATCGTGCATCGCGGCAAAGCGATTCATCGTCCACACCGACATCTACGACGACTTCGTCACGCAGTTCGTCAGCCAGATGTCGGCGCTGCGGGTCGGCGACCCGACCGATCCGGACACCGATGTCGGACCACTGGCGACCGAATCGGGCCGCGACGAGGTCGCGCAGCAGGTCGATGCCGCCGCCGCGGCCGGCGCGGTAATCCGTTGCGGTGGCAAGCGACTCAACCGCCCAGGCTGGTTCTATCCGCCCACCGTGATCACCGACATCAGCCGTGACATGGCGCTCTTCACCGAGGAGGTGTTCGGCCCGGTGGCATCGGTGTACCGCGCCGCCGACATCGACGAGGCCATCGAGATCGCCAACGCCAGCCCGTTCGGACTGGGATCCAATGCCTGGACCCGCGATGAGGCGGAGATCAGCCGGTTTGCCGACGAGATCGAGGCCGGTCAGGTCTTCATCAACGGGATGACGGTGTCCTACCCGGAGCTGCCGTTCGGCGGCATCAAGCGATCCGGGTACGGCCGGGAACTCTCGGGCCACGGGATCCGGGAGTTCTGCAACCTCAAGACGGTGTGGGTGGCCTGA
- the wrbA gene encoding NAD(P)H:quinone oxidoreductase has protein sequence MTKLAVIYYSATGHGTKMAERVAKAGEAAGAEVRVRHIEETRDPETFAHNPAWSANYAATKDLPAATGDDIVWADAVIFGSPTRFGSPSAQFRNFLDGLGGLWAKGALADKVYAGFTSSQTAHGGQEATLLNLYVSLMHFGGILVPPGYTDPIKFADGNPYGVGHITGPNNQNELDEPTLAALDHLATRVVGVAAKIAAG, from the coding sequence ATGACGAAGTTGGCGGTTATCTACTACTCGGCCACCGGTCACGGCACCAAGATGGCCGAACGGGTGGCCAAGGCGGGCGAGGCGGCGGGCGCCGAGGTCCGCGTACGCCACATCGAGGAGACGCGCGACCCGGAGACCTTCGCCCACAACCCGGCGTGGAGCGCCAACTACGCGGCAACCAAGGACCTGCCCGCGGCCACCGGTGACGACATCGTCTGGGCGGACGCCGTCATCTTCGGCTCGCCCACCCGATTCGGCTCCCCCTCAGCGCAATTCCGCAACTTCCTGGACGGGCTGGGCGGGCTGTGGGCCAAGGGTGCGCTTGCCGACAAGGTCTATGCCGGCTTCACCTCGAGCCAGACCGCCCACGGCGGGCAGGAGGCCACGCTGTTGAACCTCTACGTGTCGCTGATGCATTTCGGCGGCATCCTGGTCCCGCCGGGCTACACCGACCCGATCAAGTTCGCCGACGGCAACCCCTACGGCGTCGGGCACATCACCGGCCCGAACAACCAGAACGAGCTGGACGAGCCCACTCTGGCCGCACTCGACCACCTGGCCACCCGGGTGGTCGGTGTCGCCGCCAAGATTGCGGCGGGGTGA
- a CDS encoding MarR family winged helix-turn-helix transcriptional regulator — METLWLTEEEQQMWRGYLDSTRLLLRSLDRQLVSDSGLSLSDFEILALLSEAPDRRLRMNALADITVTTRSGVTRAVKRLTDAGWVHQVKCEEDKRGQYAELTESGMDKLRAAAPGHVHAVRAGLFDSLSPREVELFTHSYARIRDNLLEHH, encoded by the coding sequence ATGGAGACACTGTGGCTCACCGAGGAGGAGCAGCAGATGTGGCGGGGCTACCTCGACAGCACGCGCCTGCTGCTGCGCAGCCTGGACCGACAACTGGTCAGCGACTCAGGACTGAGCCTGTCCGACTTCGAGATCCTGGCGCTGCTGTCCGAAGCGCCCGACCGCCGGCTGCGGATGAATGCGTTGGCCGACATCACCGTGACGACCCGCAGCGGGGTCACCCGAGCGGTCAAACGGCTGACCGACGCCGGTTGGGTCCACCAGGTCAAGTGTGAAGAAGACAAGCGCGGCCAGTACGCCGAACTCACCGAGTCGGGCATGGACAAGTTGCGTGCGGCGGCGCCGGGCCATGTGCACGCGGTGCGGGCCGGTCTGTTCGACTCGCTCAGTCCGCGCGAGGTGGAACTGTTCACCCACTCCTACGCGCGGATCCGCGACAATCTGCTGGAGCACCACTAG
- a CDS encoding phosphotriesterase: MSQCHTARGPIDTADLGVTLMHEHVFIMTTEIAQNYPDAWGDEDARVADAIARLSALKAAGVDTIVDLTVIGLGRYIPRIARVAAGTDLNIVVATGIYTYNDVPFFYHYRGPGTMLDGPEIMADMFVRDIESGIADTGIKAGILKCATDEPGVTPGVERVLRAVANAHRRTGAPISTHTHAGTRRGLEQQRIFEEEGVDLSRVVIGHSGDSTDLGYLEELIAAGSYLGMDRFGIDLILPFEERVNTVAAMCERGHADKMVLSHDANCYFDALPGDLSSVAAPNWHYLHIHNDVIPALRQRGVTEEQLHTMLVDNPRKIFEHSGGY; this comes from the coding sequence ATGTCGCAATGCCACACCGCGCGCGGGCCCATCGACACCGCTGACCTCGGCGTCACCCTGATGCACGAGCACGTGTTCATCATGACCACCGAGATCGCCCAGAACTATCCGGACGCCTGGGGCGACGAGGACGCCCGGGTGGCCGACGCGATCGCCCGACTGAGCGCGTTGAAGGCCGCCGGAGTCGACACCATCGTCGACCTGACCGTGATCGGACTGGGCCGCTACATCCCACGGATCGCCCGCGTGGCCGCCGGCACCGACCTGAACATCGTGGTGGCCACCGGTATCTACACCTACAACGACGTGCCGTTCTTCTACCACTATCGCGGACCCGGAACCATGCTGGACGGACCCGAGATCATGGCCGACATGTTTGTCCGCGACATCGAGTCCGGCATCGCCGACACCGGGATCAAGGCGGGAATCCTCAAGTGCGCCACCGACGAACCGGGCGTGACTCCCGGCGTCGAGCGGGTGCTGCGCGCGGTGGCCAACGCCCACCGCCGCACCGGCGCGCCCATCTCCACGCACACCCACGCCGGCACTCGCCGCGGCCTGGAGCAGCAGCGCATCTTCGAAGAAGAAGGCGTCGACCTGTCCCGGGTGGTGATCGGGCACTCCGGGGACAGCACCGATCTGGGCTACCTGGAGGAACTGATCGCGGCCGGATCGTATCTGGGCATGGACCGCTTCGGGATCGACCTGATCCTGCCGTTCGAGGAGCGCGTGAACACGGTGGCAGCCATGTGCGAGCGCGGCCACGCCGACAAGATGGTGCTCTCCCACGACGCCAACTGCTATTTCGACGCGCTGCCCGGCGACCTGAGCTCGGTAGCCGCACCGAACTGGCACTACCTGCACATCCACAATGACGTCATTCCGGCGCTACGGCAGCGCGGCGTCACCGAGGAGCAGCTGCACACCATGCTGGTCGACAACCCGCGCAAGATCTTCGAGCATTCCGGCGGCTACTGA
- a CDS encoding LLM class flavin-dependent oxidoreductase produces the protein MQFGIFTVGDVTVDPTTGRAPTEAERIRATVTIAKKAEEVGLDVFATGEHHNPPFVPSSPTTLLGYIAAQTERIQLTTATTLITTNDPVKIAEDYSVLQHLADGRVDLMLGRGNTGPVYPWFGKDIRAALPLTVENYQLLRRLWREDVVDFSGEYRTPLHGFTLAPRPLDGVPPFVWHGSIRTPEIAELAAHFGDGFFANHIFWPASHTKRMVQLYRQRFEHYGHGGADQAIVGLGGQVFLRPNSQDAVNEFRPYFDNAPVYGHGPSLEEFSEQTPLTVGSPQQVIDKTLGFRDYVGDYQRQLFLVDHAGLPLKTVLEQLDLLGEHVIPVLRKEFAIGRPAHVPGAPTHESLVEAARRSEIQAAS, from the coding sequence ATGCAGTTCGGCATTTTCACCGTCGGCGATGTGACCGTCGACCCGACCACCGGTCGCGCGCCGACCGAAGCCGAGCGGATCCGGGCGACCGTGACGATCGCCAAGAAGGCCGAGGAGGTCGGCTTGGACGTCTTCGCCACGGGTGAGCACCACAACCCGCCGTTCGTGCCGTCGTCGCCGACAACCCTGCTGGGTTACATCGCGGCGCAGACCGAGCGCATTCAGTTGACCACCGCTACCACCCTGATCACCACGAACGACCCGGTCAAGATTGCCGAGGACTACAGCGTGCTGCAGCACCTCGCCGATGGCCGGGTGGACCTGATGCTGGGGCGTGGCAACACCGGACCGGTGTACCCCTGGTTCGGCAAGGACATCCGGGCCGCGCTGCCGCTGACGGTGGAGAACTATCAGTTGCTGCGCCGGCTGTGGCGCGAGGACGTCGTCGACTTCAGCGGTGAATACCGCACCCCGCTGCACGGCTTCACCCTGGCGCCGCGTCCGTTGGACGGGGTTCCCCCGTTCGTCTGGCACGGGTCTATTCGCACTCCCGAAATCGCCGAGCTGGCCGCGCACTTCGGTGACGGCTTCTTCGCCAACCACATCTTCTGGCCGGCGTCGCACACCAAGCGGATGGTGCAGCTCTACCGGCAGCGCTTCGAGCACTACGGCCACGGTGGTGCCGACCAGGCGATCGTGGGCTTGGGCGGTCAGGTGTTCCTGCGGCCCAACAGCCAAGATGCGGTCAACGAGTTCCGGCCGTATTTCGACAACGCCCCGGTCTACGGGCACGGCCCGAGCCTGGAGGAGTTCAGTGAGCAGACCCCGCTGACGGTGGGCTCGCCGCAGCAGGTGATCGACAAGACCCTGGGCTTCCGCGATTACGTCGGCGACTACCAACGCCAACTGTTCCTGGTCGACCACGCGGGTCTGCCGTTGAAGACGGTGCTCGAACAGCTCGATCTGCTGGGTGAGCACGTAATCCCGGTGCTGCGCAAGGAGTTCGCCATCGGACGCCCCGCGCATGTTCCCGGCGCGCCGACGCACGAATCCCTGGTCGAGGCGGCGCGGCGATCCGAGATTCAGGCGGCGTCATGA